One genomic segment of Cryptococcus neoformans var. neoformans JEC21 chromosome 8 sequence includes these proteins:
- a CDS encoding intra-Golgi transport-related protein, putative — MSQPSVSTDSAQAWNGPLLDGDHQSLTALLQPLTSVDVSSSSASSYLDHLQSLPLPELLRQPSLISIETSTVESDLTNLCFREYPTFISVHKCSSAVKSAFDDFSDSLEKLIGSVPALEDECQTFSSSTSKIQRIRNKASLVQEHQDKLLDLLEIPQLMETCVRNGYYQEAMELLDHSRTISQRYKDVVLVQDVVREVEGVLQLMLTQLLSLLREPIKLPPLIKTVTFLRRLHALDENELALVFISSRYRNFRAQLAYIERDKADPVRYLRRYVDLFREHVYDLIAQFTTIFLDSPSTATHIASFASQAVSELVNLVQTYVPQLSTDAASMSSILIQLGYCAMSFTRVGLDFAPLIAEPFAATSFSAFSHEISTASKELQELLEESSKLLRPPSQILITADHLSRVLTAETSPPNLPASIDAVRSFPPLAALVNAHLNALNSLRLLAPLSLRSQIYTFHSTSLASDSVTLLQYFFLRSEESVDRLQGGNRERSSHTRTPSAPRVDLLRRNSEVQMTPEARATKKKTAKRTCIAAADMWCNIVVPFLVERLAQGVFGDQNAPIHPELSREIENISKWIKENGENGHTARLVL; from the exons ATGTCCCAGCCATCTGTTTCTACCGATAGCGCCCAAGCATGGAATGGCCCTCTTTTAGATG GTGACCACCAAAGCCTTaccgctcttcttcagccgTTGACGTCTGTCGAcgtatcatcatcctcagcTTCATCCTATCTCGATCATCTCCAATCTTTACCCTTGCCCGAACTGTTACGCCAACCTTCTCTCATTTCAATCGAAACTTCTACAGTCGAGTCCGATCTCACCAACCTTTGCTTTCGAGAGTATCCGACATTCATATCTGTCCACAAATGCTCGTCCGCCGTAAAGTCAGCATTTGATGATTTCTCGGACTCATTGGAGAAACTTATAGGTTCCGTGCCGGCCCTAGAGGATGAGTGTCAGACATTCTCTTCGAGCACGAGTAAAATACAGCGCATTCGCAATAAAGCGTCTCTGGTTCAAGAACACCAAGACAAGCTATTGGATCTCCTCGAGATTCCCCAGCTTATGGAGACCTGTGTGCGAAATGGATATTATCAGGAGGCGATGGAACTTCTGGACCATTCAAGAACTATCAGCCAGAGATATAAGGATGTCGTTCTAGTGCAGGATGTTGTTAGGGAAGTCGAGGGAGTTCTACAGCTCATGTTGACCCAGTTGCTTTCGCTCCTGAGAGAACCTATCAAGTTGCCCCCTTTAATAAAAACTGTGACTTTCCTACGACGCCTCCACGCtcttgatgagaatgagcTTGCCCTGGTTTTCATCTCTAGCCGATACCGCAACTTCAGGGCCCAGCTGGCATACATAGAACGGGACAAGGCCGATCCTGTTCGATATCTACGACGATATGTCGACTTATTTCGTGAGCACGTGTACGATCTAATAGCTCAGTTTACGACAATATTCCTCGATTCTCCAAGCACCGCCACCCATATTGCTTCCTTTGCCAGTCAAGCCGTCTCTGAGCTTGTTAACCTGGTCCAGACCTATGTCCCTCAGCTATCCACAGATGCTGCATCTATGTCATCGATCCTGATACAGCTAGGTTACTGTGCTATGTCGTTCACCCGCGTTGGATTGGATTTTGCGCCTTTAATCGCTGAGCCGTTTGCCGCCACCTCTTTCTCCGCCTTCTCCCACGAGATTTCCACCGCCTCCAAGGAGCTCCAAGAACTTCTAGAGGAGTCGTCCAAGCTTCTTCGACCGCCTTCCCAAATTCTGATCACGGCGGACCACCTTTCTCGTGTATTGACGGCCGAAACATCTCCCCCCAACCTTCCCGCCTCCATTGACGCTGTCAGAAGTTTTCCTCCACTCGCCGCTCTCGTGAACGCTCATCTCAATGCTCTAAACAGCCTTCGGCTCCTTGCGCCGCTGAGTCTTCGGTCACAAATATACACCTTTCACTCGACATCATTAGCGTCCGATTCTGTGACATTACTCCAGTATTTCTTCTTACGCTCAGAAGAGTCAGTTGATCGCTTGCAAGGAGGTAACAGAGAACGGTCTTCTCATACGCGAACCCCGTCCGCACCTCGCGTTGATCTTTTGCGCCGTAATTCTGAGGTTCAAATGACTCCAGAAGCAAGGGCGaccaaaaagaaaacgGCGAAACGCACGTGTATCGCTGCGGCAGATATGTGGTGCAATATTGTGGTACCGTTTTTGGTGGAAAGGTTAGCCCAGGGAGTATTTGGGGACCAAAATGCCCCTATTCACCCAGAACTGAGTCGGGAGATCGAAAACATTTCAAAATGGATTAAAGAAAACGGGGAAAACGGTCATACTGCTAGACTCGTGCTGTGA
- a CDS encoding dihydroxy-acid dehydratase, putative, with the protein MLSRRIATASPAAHTRAFHASAAKASKEVIMNRYSRTITQPKAQGASQAMLYATEGIVNDEDFNKAMVGVASVWYEGNPCNRHILGLGQRVKKSLMNAGIVGYQFGTVGVSDGISMGTSGMSYSLQSRDLIADSVETAAGGHWLDGMVVLPGCDKNMPGALIALGRLNRPSMMVYGGTIRPGSCGGEVLDIVSAFQSYGRYLQEGQTPEAEKTRYNTIRNACPGPGACGGMYTANTIASASEALGMTLPGSSSFPAEYPEKHAECDAVGETMRKVLEDNLLPRQIMTRQAFENAMALTMALGGSTNVVLHLIAIARSVGINLTIDDFQTVSDRVPLLADLKPSGKYVMEDINTIGGTPSVIHYLIKNGIMTGDEMTITGKTLGENCDRWVEEHGSKWEGQKILRPINDPLKSTGHIRILRGNLAPGGAVSKITGKEGLRFTGKCRAFDDEEGFVKAVESGSIKKGEKTVVVLRYLGPKGGPGMPEMLKPTSLIMGAGLGYDVACLTDGRFSGGSHGFVVGHVVPEAQVGGPIALVQDGDVIHIDAVANTLSVDVSDEEMARRKENWVAPPLKVTHGTLLKYARAVTDASHGCVTDA; encoded by the exons ATGCTTTCAAGACGCATCGCTACTGCAAGCCCAGCCGCTCATACTAGAGCATTCCATGCGTCGGCTGCCAAGGCCTCGAAAGAGGTCATAATGAATCGTTACTCTAGGACTATTACTCAACCTAAGGCTCAAGGCGCTTCTCAG GCCATGCTTTACGCCACGGAAGGCATTGTGAATGACGAAGACTTCAATAAGGCCATGGTTGGCGTTGCCAGTGTTTGGTACGAAGGCAACCC ATGCAATCGACACATTTTGGGCCTTGGCcagagggtgaagaagtcTCTTATGAATGCTGGCATCGTTGGCTACCAATTTGGTACTGTCGGTGTCTCTGACGGTATTAGCATGGGTACCTCTGGAA TGTCTTACTCCCTGCAATCTCGTGACCTCATTGCCGACTCTGTTGAGACGGCTGCTGGTGGTCATTGGCTGGATGGGATGGTCGTTTTACCTGGTTGCGATAAAAACATGCCTGGTGCTTTGATTGCTCTCGGTCGACTTAATCGACCCAGTATGATGGTTTATGGCGGTACTATCCGTCCTGGCTCTTGTGGCGGAGAGGTGCTCGACATTGTGTCAGCTTTCCAGAGTTATGGACGATACCTCCAAGAAGGCCAAACACCTGAGGCTGAAAAGACCCGCTACAATACCATTCGAAACGCATGTCCTGGTCCTGGAGCCTGTGGAGGC ATGTACACTGCTAACACAATTGCGTCCGCCTCCGAAGCCTTGGGTATGACTCTTCCTGGGTCGTCGTCTTTCCCTGCGGAATATCCTGAAAAGCATGCGGAATGTGACGCTGTTGGCGAGACTATGCGCAAGGTTTTGGAAGATAACCTTCTCCCCAGACAAATCATGACCAGGCAGGCTTTCGAAAATGCAATG GCTCTTACAATGGCGCTCGGTGGATCTACCAACGTTGTTCTCCATTTGATCGCCATCGCTCGGTCGGTTGGTATCAACCTTACCATTGACGATTTCCAAACGGTCTCCGATCGAGTACCTTTGCTGGCCGATCTCAAACCCAGTGGTAAATACGTTATGGAAGACATCAACACCATCGGTGGCACGCCTTCCGTCATTCACTATCTGATCAAAAACGGAATTATGACCGGTGACGAGATGACCATCACCGGTAAGACTCTTGGAGAGAATTGTGATCGCTGGGTGGAGGAGCACGGTAGCAAGTGGGAAGGACAGAAGATTTTGCGACCTATTAACGATCCTCTTAAGTCCACTGGACACATCCG AATTCTGCGCGGTAATCTTGCCCCTGGAGGTGCTGTCTCTAAGATCACAGGCAAAGAAGGCTTGCGCTTTACCGGTAAATGCCGGGCTttcgatgatgaggagggcTTCGTGAAGGCCGTCGAAAGCGGTTCTATCaaaaagggagagaaaaCTGTTGTTGTCTTGAGGTACCTTGGCCCCAAGGGCGGACCTG GTATGCCTGAAATGCTCAAACCTACCAGTTTGATCATGGGCGCTGGTCTAGGATATGATGTCGCTTGTCTGACAGATGGACGATTTAGCGGAGG TTCTCATGGCTTCGTTGTTGGCCATGTCGTTCCGGAGGCCCAGGTTGGAGGACCCATTGCTTTGGTTCAAGACGGCGATGTTATTCATATTGATGCCGTTGCGAACACTTTGTCTGTGGACGTATCCGACGAAGAGATGGCCCGCAGAAAGGAGAACTGGGTTGCCCCTCCTCTCAAGGTCACTCACGGAACATTGCTCAAATACGCCCGAGCTGTTACCGATGCTTCTCATGGATGTG TCACGGATGCTTAA
- a CDS encoding 2-isopropylmalate synthase, putative — MPMLSDPSKRYLPFQPVPFPNRTWPDKTHKKAPIWLSTDLRDGNQSLANPMTNQQKLRFFRHLVQLGFKEIEVAYPAASETDYNFVRELIDRKEVPDDVWIQVLTPARADLIKRTFEAVAGLKHVIVHMYNATSCLFREVVFNNDRDETIKLAMDHTILIRQLAEKYAESHGTSFRYEYSPETFSQTETPYAVEVCEAVKKAWLGGHGSVWADGRKEERIIFNLPATVEVATPNCFADQVEIFCNSISEREKCIISLHTHNDRGCAVAAAELGVLAGADRIEGTVLGNGERTGNVDLVTLALNCYSQGISPNLDFSDMFSVIDTVTECTGLPVHPRHPYAGELVFTAFSGSHQDAIKKGFEAQAKRDHAGDQVWSMPYLPIDPADVGCTYEAVIRVNSQSGKGGIAYIVKSALSLDLPRRMQIAFYKVVQECSEATGREMTSKDITTAFRQTYHLGGSIYDGRLVLKSFVTVDLFSSQTPSVAGTPDLSPIRSRSQTRMPPLSLSSSVAEPSPDRSLDRNLPSMSKRLTAKVLVDGKLHEIVGEGNGPLSSFLNALESDLGIVLSVREYTEHAVGAGSDVKAATYVELIPANVDAKDKTQGGFWGVGVDADITASGLKAVVSAANGFLGQGPIPSQNSI; from the exons ATGCCTATGCT CTCCGACCCCTCCAAGCGCTACCTCCCCTTCCAACCTGTCCCATTTCCCAATCGCACTTGGCCTGACAAGACTCATAAGAAAGCCCCTATTTGGCTTAGTACTGATCTCCGAGACGGGAATCAAAGTCTCGCCAATC CTATGACCAACCAACAGAAGCTGCGCTTTTTCCGACATCTTGTGCAGCTGGGTTTCAAGGAAATCGAAGTAGCTTATCCCGCGGCATCTGAAACCGACTATAACTTCGTCCGGGAATTGATCGATCGCAAGGAAGTCCCAGATGATGTCTGGATTCAA GTACTCACCCCTGCACGAGCAGATCTTATCAAGCGGACATTCGAAGCCGTCGCGGGTCTTAAACACGTTATCGTCCATATGTACAATGCTACATCTTGTTTGTTCCGAGAAGTGGTCTTCAACAACGATCGAGATGAAACAATCAA GCTTGCTATGGATCATACTATTCTCATTCGCCAGCTCGCGGAAAAATACGCGGAGTCGCATGGTACTAGTTTCCGCTATGAATACTCTCCTGAAACTTTCTCTCAAACGGAGACGCCGTACGCTGTCGAGGTATGTGAGGCAGTGAAAAAAGCTTGGCTTGGTGGACATGGAAGTGTTTGGGCGGACGGTCGCAAGGAAGAGCGAATTATCTTCAACCTCCCAGCCACAGTTGAAGTAGCGACTCCCAATTGCTTCGCTGATCAA GTTGAAATTTTCTGTAATTCCATCtcagagagagagaagtgCATCATCAGTCTGCACACTCACAATGATAGAG GCTGTGCAGTAGCTGCTGCTGAACTAGGTGTTCTCGCTGGCGCTGATCGTATCGAAGGGACTGTGCTTGGTAATGGTGAACGCACCGGAAATGTGGACCTTGTTACCCTTGCTCTCAATTGCTATTCTCAAGGCATCAGTCCCAATCTTGACTTCTCAGACATGTTTTCTGTCATTGACACTGTGACAGAGTGTACTGGTCTGCCTGTGCACCCTCGCCATCCTTATGCTGGTGAACTTGTGTTCACTGCCTTCTCTGGTAGCCATCAGGATGCCATCAAAAAAGGCTTCGAGGCCCAGGCTAAAAGGGATCATGCTGGTGACCAGGTGTGGAGCATGCCTTATCTTCCTATTGATCCTGCAGATGTTGGTTGTACATATGAGGCTGTGATCCGTGTCAACTCTCAGTCTGGCAAGGGGGG CATTGCCTACATTGTGAAGTCTGCACTCTCCCTTGACCTTCCTCGAAGGATGCAAATTGCCTTCTACAAGGTTGTTCAAGAGTGTTCTGAGGCAACTGGAAGGGAGATGACCTCCAAAGACATTACCACTGCTTTCCGTCAGACTTATCACCTTGGTGGTTCTATCTATGATGGGCGGCTTGTCCTCAAGTCTTTTGTCACAGTTgatcttttctcttcaCAAACACCATCAGTTGCTGGGACCCCTGACCTCTCCCCAATTCGATCTCGATCCCAAACACGCATGCCTCCCCTCAGTCTTTCAAGTAGTGTGGCAGAACCTAGCCCAGACCGAAGCCTTGATAGGAATTTGCCTTCAATGTCCAAACGTCTTACTGCCAAGGTTTTAGTTGATGGGAAATTGCATGAGATTGTTGGTGAAGGTAATGGGCCACTCTCATCATTCCTTAATGCTCTTGAGAGTGACCTTGGCATTGTGCTGTCTGTCCGAGAATATACTGAGCATGCTGTGGGTGCTGGATCTGATGTGAAGGCTGCAACATATGTTGAGCTTATTCCTGCAAATGTGGATGCAAAGGACAAGACTCAGGGGGGATTCTGGGGTGTTGGTGTTGATGCTGATATCACAGCAAGTGGCCTCAAAGCGGTAGTCAGTGCAGCCAATGGTTTTTTGGGTCAAGGTCCCATCCCATCTCAAAACAGTATCTAG